In the Microplitis mediator isolate UGA2020A chromosome 5, iyMicMedi2.1, whole genome shotgun sequence genome, tatatatttttatctatattCCTCTGGGTTCCCAGGCAGTTACACATGGACTTTTTTACGCAGATATGAATAAAAGAACAGATTAACATTCCTATAGGAACCATATGGAAATTCATCTGAAAACGCCATGAGGATTCTCTGGATTTTTTTGACGGTCAGAAATTCATTACCGAAAAAATTTCTGCTCAAAAGACGAacaagtgacgacaaaaattaaattacaaataatcatctgaaagattttttaattgaaatgactttaagatgaaaaaaaaagcagACAAATTTTCTATGACTCCTAGAACCAATATCTGTATGtcttatttacataaaaaaactcGGCTTagttgtctctgtgctacttgggtagCCGTCATCATAATTTCTGTATATTTCCTTGCGGTTTTCGTTTTTGtggaaaataagaaaatgaataaaaaataataataataaagtatataCACATGAATTAATGTATAGTATATAAGGAAACGAGATAGTATCAAGTTTGTGTATTCGAATTACTTGGTACATCCCTTCCCAAAGATATTGTAGTTTATATTGTTACTACGACAATAATATTGTTAGAATACTGTGGGAATTTACccacaattaaataattcttattgTAAAGAAAAATAGTGCTCATAGTTatgaattcaaataattcacagcagataaaaaaatacattgccactaataaaaattttatttttcatttatttttttaaagttcttatAATACGGACGGAAATTACGATCTTGAGAAGAGAAGTATgaatagaataattaaaaatatatttcatacttctctcgataataattaaattctatttatattaatacaaatatatatatatttatatatctatatttatatttatatatgattatttgTATGTACACGTATATCATCTTACTTTTATTGCATAATAATCATTgacttttaattactttaaatgttaaatattttacaaattaaaatccaatttactatgaaaaaaataacattcatttacattagaaaaatattttaaataaatgcacGAATCTGTACAAACTTAattgtaaagaataaaaaatatttactttttctttttttaaacaaaggtttgattttttatttgattatgaTTTGGGTCCTCTTATAGTTCGTTGTTTATTCATATTTGTAAGCATCAAGGAAATATATGAAGTCAATAAATCATCCATTTTATAGCCCAGTGATGTTTCGCAAAGTAACTTTGAGCCTTTAACTAGATTTCCAATTGTCATGTGGAAATACGTATTACCCGATGACCAGTTGGAGATTCTTGTAAATGGATGAGTTACTAATAGATCCTATTaaacgttttaattatattaatatatattttttattaaggtCATTCAGACAGCGCtctcactttttaaaaattttcaatggatTTCAACTGTCAcgtgtatcaaatttttaacaattaattttaaaaaatttaaaagaaggAAACGTGGATGCAGTTTTGTTGAGatgtacattttaaaaaaaataacttgcagtttggctgcccaatttcaaaacacagtaattgacaaagaaattttttggaatgtaTTGAATCATGTCCACTAGACTCCActggaattaaaaatactaaaaaaacgattttgaaaaatttgtcccTTACTGTATTTTGAAATTCGGCAGCCGAGTTGATATTAATTAGGAGTGAACCTTTAGACCGTTGGCcatccctggtggaaatttttcggacttttctctaGAACTTTAAAACTGAgctttataaagaaaattccgaaaaatttctaccaGGGATGAGCGCAGCaccgcaatttttttttaaagattatttgaaaaaaaattttctaggctttcgaaattttatgagtttttcTATTACACTTTTTAGTACCGAATAAATGAATGATTATTTTCccgatattttaaatattcaaaaagtaattGTTTTTGTTCGAAACTTGAAAAACACGGGGATTTACTGCTAACGCGGGTAAACTCGGATGTTGAATTTGATTGGATTTTCTGCGCAGTGTTGCCAGTTACTACCAGTGAATCATTTCCaacttatttaattcatttctttctttaatatttttattcaatacaaaattattattatagtaaaataatttttaaaaatattacaattgtTTAGTAGTATAAACTTGTGTggtttgaattttgaaaaattataagtatgaTAGTTGGCAACACCGCATTATTAAAAACATGGCGGCGGAACACTGTAGCGCGTCGAACGAAGggttaaatgaaatttagtaaataaatttcagtgatATCTTcctgttaatttttataattacaattttttatttttgtagaacaaaatttattcaacaaattttgtttgacTCCTAATTGGtgacaactgtaagtaatttctttaaaattctatatcttGGCGAAATTTtcgcagacaattaaaaatttttgttttttttcttttaactatttaattaaaaaataaaaatatgcacacgtagaaaattttaaaaactataggtgcaattttctggaatattttgattttttaaatttgtcgttttcaaaaaaatctaaaaattatcagacgccggctaactttagtgtccttttaatttttttttaaattaattattattattaaaattctaataCTATTATGACAGTTCaaggtcattgaatatttttaaaaagtgtgtGTGTTGGGGcattgtctgagaatgccctcgagcataattataataattgttacaaaTATTACCTTTGTTTGAGGATGAATAAGACTCACACCGTGTTTATTGATGGCAATTAGCAGCAGTTCTGGATAATTTGGATCAGTTCCCTGTTTAACTTCAAAGAAAGCTGACCCAAATGTCGGCCAACGGTATACTATCTTTAAAAACGTTATCTTTGCGTCTTCAGGACTCATTCCTACATTcgaacataattttatttaaataataaattaaatataattaatatttatcataagtaataattacCCGCATCTTGATTGTACGCAGCCACAATCGATCGCTTCCAGTCATTTGCACTTTGAATTTTAACTAAATCACCAGGAATTAATTCTCGTAACATTTGACtgaaattatcaatattattattattaattattaattataattacaaaataattaattattattaaaattcttacgGAATTGCTTGAAGTTCCTGTTTACTTTCACCGAATCGTACTCGATAAACAAGAGCAGCCAATCTAGAAGCTTCTTCTTTAGTACACTTGTGatatcctaaaaaaaaaaaagaatttttataacagATAAGACATTGAATTAAACAAttgagtattttataaataatttacctcGTAGTAATTTAGGTAACTCTtgatgaaaatgaaatattaaatccgCGTTCCGATCTTTACCCGGCACAGTATTGGTCcacaattttttcataaagaaaACTTGGTACGTAAATTGAGGAGAGACGCCttggaaacaaaaaaaaataattaaatttcattataaaataaatccaagtcattaaataataaatgaaaaattaccaTCTCGCGATGGTCGCGTTTTTCTGATCCAATCCGTCAGATGTCTGACGAAATCAAAGAAGAAATCTCCCTCGGGAACAGAAATAACTTTATCAGCAATTTTAACAAACAAACTAAAGCCTTCGGCAGATCTTAAGTTAAGTCTCTGTGCGATATTTTGACAAAAATCTTTAGCTTTCGTTGACGAGTCAACTTCAAATGCTTCGTCAGTGTCATCTGGGAAGTAAACTTTGTGGAAAATTTGGGTCGTTTTGTGCTGAATGGCCTCGACTTCAACCTGGTGTGGTGGATATTTACGCTGTCCATTTCTCAAGGTCTTTTGCAATCTCTGCAGAGAGTCTTGTGATATCGGATGCCGCCTTGTACGTAAAAATAACGTCAGTTCTTTGAGTAAACTCTGGCTGCAGACGAACAAACCCGTCGCAAGCCACATCAGTTCCCAGCCACGTTCTTCGCTCAATCTATTTCTATTGTCCGTTAATTGTTTCATTATCTGACAGTAAATTTCATCACGCAGGATTTCATTCTTCAATGGCCCTTCAAATATTAAGTCAGTGTACTCATTACCAATCCTCGGTCTCTTAGTGGGTAAGTCTCCCATGTATTTGAGTATAGCATTGAAAGCAAAACAAGCTTCCTCTGCAAGTTCTTCCTtagatatcaatttttttaaaagtggtGCTTTTATAGGATCACGTGAGTGCCGCCACAGCTCATCAATATGACCGCGTCTTGCTGTGGTCAAAGTCAGCGCTTTGGACATCGTCCTCTTCGGCGGAGTTCTAAAATGATCTATCGAATACTCAAGCAACGTGTGCGGTTTGTCCCGCGGTTCAACGCCATTTATTTGCTGTGGGTAAAGCCGGCGATTATTTTCCGGCGCTTCAATGCTGAACAGTGCGAGAATATCATTTGGTGGTTTGGACAATGAAGGAAGAACGTAAACAGTTTCTGCTGGAAAATCACCTTTTTCTCCAGTTCTTTCGCAGATACCAACACACCACCCGGAATTTAAAACCGTCTCTCCCGTACTCTCGTCGTCCAAAACAATCAAGTCGCCTTTCTGGAAGGTAAGAAATGATGAACAATTATTCTCATTACCCGGTGGTTTATAATCTTGCAAGGCGATGACATATTTACTGCGTTTTTTCAACCCTTCGAGGAAGTAAACAACCAAATCACGAATATCTTCAGCATTCGGACTTTGGAACGTAAATTCTTCCCCGCGTACTGTTGACAAACTGAACGTTTGAGTGAACATTTTAGTTGTTTTTTGACTAGACACTGTAGTGATCTCGGGGAATGATAACTCTAGTAACACTTGCTCTTGATCATCAACTACATAAACTCCTGTCCAATTGACAGCAATTATGACATCATTTTTAGGTAAATTTGGTCCCGAATTTCTGTAAGCTTCGTAGAAACGTGAAAAAAGTAGCGGCCATTTAAATTTAGCGTAGCCGACAATGTCTTCTTTTACTCTTAGAGCCGGTACTTTTTCTTTGAggtaataactttttttgtacgCCTGTAAAACTAAGTGGCCCCATACATCAATTGGTTTTTCCAGAGACGTGAGACAGTAATCGGGAATATAATTTGTCAGCAGTGCAAACAAACGATCAACATTCATGTCAGTATGATACTCGATGTAGTATTGTTGGGCTGCTATCATAGCTAAGTCATCTTCTTTATCACATCGGTATTCGCCGAATTTAACTCCTCTTACAACTTGCTGATAAATGAGATTCGTAGCAACTTGATCTTCTGTCGGTTCATGCCAAGGCGCGAATATTTCTTTGCGGAAAAATAGTCGCCATGGCGCGTTTCTTTCCTGGGCGCCTTGTTCCTTAGCGTACTGTTCGCACTGAGATATCGCGTCCATCACATGATCACCGCCACTGCCGAGTGATGAAACTTTATCGAACAGCGCAATGTATAATGAGAATCCGAACTGATCTCTcagagatattttgtcagaCAACTGGTTACACAACTCACGAGCTGTTGTCGCTGAATCTGCTAACAATGTCTTGGTATTGCCGTCCATGAATGTTATGGGAAGCATGATAGGCTTTTTAGATTTAGTCGCTTGCAGCTCGAGCCAACTTGGAGGCTGGTTTCTTGTTCCATTATTAAACGTCCGTTTCAAACGATCTTCGCAGTAGGGAGCGTATCCTGGTGGCCCTTCTCTGATGAAAGCTCGCAGATAATTAACGAATTTTTCAGAAGGAGCAAAACAACCTACGCAGAGTGACAAAAGTATCCAACCTCTTGCGTGAGACGATTTTGTTGGATTGTTAGTAAGGAGTTTGCATATTTGACAATAAATTTCATCACGCAGTTCCGCGCGTAGGATTCCATGACCGATAATAAAATGTAGTTTTTCTAAATTAGATGTCGGTCTTGATTCTAACCAGGACTGATAACTGTCTGCTGTGTATTCGTCGTCTTGCAAACGCCTTCTTACATCTTCGCCCAATTTGTTTTTTCGCTTCAACGTCAAGGACACGAGCTTGTGACGAATCGAACGGGGCTTCTGTTTAAACGTGTCAGGATCCATGCCCATCATTTGAGCCTCCTGAAATTCTTTGcttctaataaaatttctaccCAGCGTTGCGGTTACTTTGGACATAACTGAAGTGGTATCACGATTCATTGTGTGGTATCGCGGCTCAGGTAAATCACCGGTGAATCTTAAAATGGTGATCCACAGCGCCTGAGCAGCCAACTGGTCGCCTTGAGTTTGCAGAGGCAGTAAAGGATGCTTCAATGGTTTCTTTGAAAAATGATGAGTGATATTTCCTTGGAAGTAAGTAGCAGcaaacttttgaaatttaaattctgttaaGTCTTCTTCGTCTTCAGACGCTGTTTGAACTGGACTTATAATCTCTTGCTGATCTGCTTTAGGCGACGGGAGATCATTAAATACTGAAGTTTCGCGTGCTGGAGTTGGAGCTTCGCTGCTGGAATCAGGTAGAAAGTCAAACATCGCCTCAACTAATTTACTATCATCTACTGGCTCGTCTTGTTTCTTGGCCGCatcatttatcaaatttttcttaatctccATTCTCCTTCTATCCTCTATTTCCATTTCAATTTCCTTTCTCTCCAGCTCTTGTATCCGCTCACGATAATTCTGCTCAGCAATTTCTTTAGCTCGTTTATTTCCTTGATCTTTCAATTCTCTCTCTTCTTTTTTACGCAATCTCAGAGCTTCAATATGAAGCCTATACTCGtattgaacttttttgtatCTTCGTTGAGCAATCAGTCGTCTGACGTGCGCTTGAATCTTTACAATAGCCCACATTTTTTTACGATACATTCTTCGCACCAAATGTCCTCTTGCTCGAGCCTGCAGGGCAACGATGTGACCGCGCAGATGTCTAAATCTATGAGACAAAACCCTCGACCTAATTAACGCTTGAAGTCTCATGTATCCACTTCGCATCCGTTTGTATCTCTGTCGCTGTTCATATCCGCGCCACATTTTTTGAACAACAACAGCCGCAGCTCGCATTCGCAAAAATCTtctacggtaaacccacccgCGAATATTTCGTTgcagtatcaaaattttacgcGTCAACACGCGGTCACGTTCTTGCTCAAGGAAGAGATCATGAGCGTCCTTGAGAAATACTTTCGTATGTCCCAATTGATAGTCAGATCTCCCTAACACATGATGACAAATTCTGGCTGTCGCTGCTCGGCAATCAGTCTTGTGTGACGGAGGAATACccgaaattaaaaaacgataacGTTCTACAAACTCAGGAAAGGCGTGACGAATCGGATAACCAGCGCGACGAATTCTAATGGTCTCCATCATACCAGAATATCTCAATTGACGACAGCACAATCCTCTGTCAAACATCATTGGTTTTTTAAACTCATTCGGTTTAATACAACGAATAAAAAATGGCTGACAATTGCACAGTGTTCGCATCAGTGAGtcgagtgattttttaaattgcgtTGACAAACTGGGCGCCCGTTTTCGCGTTTCCGATCCCATGCCGATGTCCTCAGCAAAACAGGTCTGCAGAAATTTATTCGATGATATGTGAATCAGTTGGAGTAAATCAGCACTAAAAGTGTCacgatttttttcaagaaaacttCGAGTATCGTAAAATACAACGCCAGCAAAATGATTCAGTCCAAATGACGTATTGATATCAGATTTAGgtttcaaataatttctatGAGTGCCATGAGTCTTGTGAATTTTAGCCAGCATCGTTTGATCAGTTCCTTTAGGAAATTTTGATTCTTCATCAATAAGAGCCATTATATTGAGCTGCTTAATTGCTATCAGATCTAAGGCATCTTGATTGTCAACGAATTCAATGTGCTGCCAATTGATACCTTCGTGATTGTATTCTTCTTGTTCCAGTTTGAAAATATGCTGCACAAAAAATTGCTGAAGATTTTCATTAGCGTAATTGATACAAAACTGTTCGAAACTGTTgtgatcaaaattttcaaacccGAATATATCTAGCACACCGATAGCACTTCTTGAGGTGTTTTTCGGACGATAAATAGCTTCATTGATTCGCTTGACTATGTGGACAAATAGTCGTCCGTAAATACCTTTGACAAAAGCATCCCGGATATCAACAGATTGATCTCGCGACAATGTTGAAATTACTGTCTCGCCGTGTGCGAAAATTGTGCGTCTAGTCAATGCAGCAACAAGTGATTGCACCGGAACACCTAACAATTGCGCAACTCTTTGTACACTAGTGTGTTCAGATATTTCAGTAGCATCCAAATTGTCAATTACCGTCGCTCGATACTTGATATTTCCCATGTGCAATAAGGCTGCcagtaattttaatatctcCCAAATTTCGGGATCTGAAAACAGCAGAACCTTCATTGCTGATCTTATGTCTGCAAACTCAGCAGCGTCATCACGGCCTTCGCATGTAATACTTCCGCCACCGGTTAAATAACGATACTGCGATGCATCTTCaagttctaatttttttttctcttcgtAAGATAAACCCGCCAGCATGCAGTAAAAAACATGGTAATTTCTTTCATCACGATTTTGCGATACAATACgtgatttttctaataaatactGTTCTATTTTAGCACCTTCAATTACACCTTGATGGTTGAAATGGATGTCAATATATTTACCAAATCGCGATGAATTGTCATTTCTTACAGTCTTAGCGTTACCAAATGCCTCTAATATAGGATTTGCTTCTAATATTTGCTGTTCAATCCACGAATGCTTACCACTAATAGCCGCTAAATAttgcaatattaatttagtgcTTTCCGTTTTACCAGCTCCACTTTCCCCGCTTATAACAATACACTGATCCTGGCCATAGCGATTCATGTGAGCATAACTATTGTCACCAATAGCAAATATATGAGGTGGTAATTCACCAATTTTACGGTCCTTGTATAGTTTTATTTGTTCGGCGGTGTAAATTGGCAGTATTTGATAGGGATTGACAGCGACTAGAATGGAGCCTGTGTAAGTGTAAATGAGATTCTCATTGTATCTTATCAAAAGATTCCTGAGTATTCCTGCCTCGTGGAGGTCGCCAAGACTTATCATGTCTTCGACACCTTGTACAGAGGTAGCATGCATTGCTTTTATTCTGCGTTCTGGTGTTAGCCATTGttcctaaaaatataaatggttttaattatttccattATTGTTATcttcataaaagaaaaattttgtttcagtCATATCTcaatgatattaaatttggtGTCATTGTAAAGGTCggcttgaatttgtgccttcgTGGTTTCAACTCTTTATTATTGTCAATTATTAAGATAAATCAAGTAATCtttcattcaaaatatatttaaattgcgCGGGAAAAAATACGATTgtatttatttcttataaataaactaatattttaattattttgaatatatacacacagaaaaaaaaaatttcttggcgcaagaaatattttgcattatgaattgaagactaaattttttacgagtaacactttttcgcgccaagaaattcttttttttctttgtattataaaataactgacttcgaaatgtttaaatattttcaaattagaaacttaatttttgaatcaacGATAGACAACACCCCTTTGGTAAaccctcaaaatttgatcatttttttgtatttttcatcatttacaatattttttttttaatttattagatcgctagtaaaaaaatttgaccacattgattttttttcaaatttcataacTAACTAATTATCAAAATCAACAACCTCGCGAATTAATGACAAGATTTGTTGTATTAAACttcattcaataaatttgGTAATTATACTCGGGCAGTCACATggtgactgcaggttgctctttattaattttttttttctttttgactATCGTCCCTAATTGGGCCACGTGCTAATTACTgctgttatttattattaattgtttactaACTTTGTTGTCGTCGTCTTTGACTTGGATTCGTCTTCCTTCCGCAGATATAACTCTTGCACCAATAGCTACGTCGAATTCCCTTCCTGATATGGGCTCGATCCATATGTAATCACCcttgaaaaaatacatataataacaataataataaaaaaataaagtaaattattttattagattaacaattattaatgagtaattaaaaaatatgtctgtaaaatgatgataatgagTATTCGAGCAAGTAATTCTCATTGCACACTCGTTTGTCTCGCCATATACACCGTGGATATTTAACGTCCGTCCCAATTGTTCGGTCTCTTGGAACATCGGGAGAGCGAGCAGGAATACACAAGAGTATAGTTTGTTAGTCGTTGGTCTCTTCCGCTCTTTCGTGGGCACGCACCTCTGCAATATTAACTCACACACGCTTCGAGGGCTATGACTTCCCCTACAAATTCTAAATCTAATAAATCTCtttgttctttttttacatttagTCTTCAAAACACTTCCTGCATTCCAGCTCACTCATTCCAACAATTGGTACTCGTTAAATATCACTACAAATCCCATATCGCTGCTGGTATTCTTATAGATttataggaaataaaatatatattcttgatcATCAGTTTATTTCTCTATACTTGGACACTCCACTTTCTTCTGAGTATATTTAACTATTAAACCTCTATGTAGATTTTTTGAACCCATTGACTTGTCACAGATTCCTACTGACCGAGTTTGGGAATAGTAAGAGCTTATGTTTACCCAATCATCATCAAATtccatacatatatgtacattttatacttatattattatcataattaatatgactaactttttatttatttattgtttttttttatttacttacccGGGTAACGATGACCATTGCTCGAGTCGCGTTCGCTGCACGTGCCTGCCCGCCaccttgataaaaaaaaaataacatcattatattgaattacatattaaaaataaataatataatagatatatttaaagattatgggcaatttttattacataacgTCAcgcaaaattgttttttaaattttttattcgctAATTCGCTGTAAATACAAAgtccatatttatttttggtacCCAAGTAGCACACGTGGCTTTGTGACGTCTATAAGATAAAAGTTTTGAGGCTGTTTTTTAACTGTCGATCAGGCACCAAAATGTTGAGAAAACGGTCAGAAATATCTGCGTAAAAGACGACAAGTGACGACCAAAAAGTAAATTGTCCCGAATTCAAaagttcaaatattaattttttctgcatagacaataaattttaatatttacgttttaattatagaatttactgatcactttatcagtAATAAACAAACGgctttaagacaaaaaaaaatttgtcttgtccATTTAAAAGACATTTTTATGACATCGTTAAGTTGTCGCTGTGCTACTTGAGTATGTAATATCCATAATTAGAAAATaggattcaaaataattaaaatttgacaaTAACGAATGCTACTAAATTCTTTAAATTCTACTTTTGatgaaagttttaattaacgaataatttttgaaacaggGATAGAAGAAGCTGTAGATTGAAAagagaaattaataatatttaaaaaa is a window encoding:
- the LOC130667446 gene encoding myosin-VIIa encodes the protein MVIVTRGDYIWIEPISGREFDVAIGARVISAEGRRIQVKDDDNKEQWLTPERRIKAMHATSVQGVEDMISLGDLHEAGILRNLLIRYNENLIYTYTGSILVAVNPYQILPIYTAEQIKLYKDRKIGELPPHIFAIGDNSYAHMNRYGQDQCIVISGESGAGKTESTKLILQYLAAISGKHSWIEQQILEANPILEAFGNAKTVRNDNSSRFGKYIDIHFNHQGVIEGAKIEQYLLEKSRIVSQNRDERNYHVFYCMLAGLSYEEKKKLELEDASQYRYLTGGGSITCEGRDDAAEFADIRSAMKVLLFSDPEIWEILKLLAALLHMGNIKYRATVIDNLDATEISEHTSVQRVAQLLGVPVQSLVAALTRRTIFAHGETVISTLSRDQSVDIRDAFVKGIYGRLFVHIVKRINEAIYRPKNTSRSAIGVLDIFGFENFDHNSFEQFCINYANENLQQFFVQHIFKLEQEEYNHEGINWQHIEFVDNQDALDLIAIKQLNIMALIDEESKFPKGTDQTMLAKIHKTHGTHRNYLKPKSDINTSFGLNHFAGVVFYDTRSFLEKNRDTFSADLLQLIHISSNKFLQTCFAEDIGMGSETRKRAPSLSTQFKKSLDSLMRTLCNCQPFFIRCIKPNEFKKPMMFDRGLCCRQLRYSGMMETIRIRRAGYPIRHAFPEFVERYRFLISGIPPSHKTDCRAATARICHHVLGRSDYQLGHTKVFLKDAHDLFLEQERDRVLTRKILILQRNIRGWVYRRRFLRMRAAAVVVQKMWRGYEQRQRYKRMRSGYMRLQALIRSRVLSHRFRHLRGHIVALQARARGHLVRRMYRKKMWAIVKIQAHVRRLIAQRRYKKVQYEYRLHIEALRLRKKEERELKDQGNKRAKEIAEQNYRERIQELERKEIEMEIEDRRRMEIKKNLINDAAKKQDEPVDDSKLVEAMFDFLPDSSSEAPTPARETSVFNDLPSPKADQQEIISPVQTASEDEEDLTEFKFQKFAATYFQGNITHHFSKKPLKHPLLPLQTQGDQLAAQALWITILRFTGDLPEPRYHTMNRDTTSVMSKVTATLGRNFIRSKEFQEAQMMGMDPDTFKQKPRSIRHKLVSLTLKRKNKLGEDVRRRLQDDEYTADSYQSWLESRPTSNLEKLHFIIGHGILRAELRDEIYCQICKLLTNNPTKSSHARGWILLSLCVGCFAPSEKFVNYLRAFIREGPPGYAPYCEDRLKRTFNNGTRNQPPSWLELQATKSKKPIMLPITFMDGNTKTLLADSATTARELCNQLSDKISLRDQFGFSLYIALFDKVSSLGSGGDHVMDAISQCEQYAKEQGAQERNAPWRLFFRKEIFAPWHEPTEDQVATNLIYQQVVRGVKFGEYRCDKEDDLAMIAAQQYYIEYHTDMNVDRLFALLTNYIPDYCLTSLEKPIDVWGHLVLQAYKKSYYLKEKVPALRVKEDIVGYAKFKWPLLFSRFYEAYRNSGPNLPKNDVIIAVNWTGVYVVDDQEQVLLELSFPEITTVSSQKTTKMFTQTFSLSTVRGEEFTFQSPNAEDIRDLVVYFLEGLKKRSKYVIALQDYKPPGNENNCSSFLTFQKGDLIVLDDESTGETVLNSGWCVGICERTGEKGDFPAETVYVLPSLSKPPNDILALFSIEAPENNRRLYPQQINGVEPRDKPHTLLEYSIDHFRTPPKRTMSKALTLTTARRGHIDELWRHSRDPIKAPLLKKLISKEELAEEACFAFNAILKYMGDLPTKRPRIGNEYTDLIFEGPLKNEILRDEIYCQIMKQLTDNRNRLSEERGWELMWLATGLFVCSQSLLKELTLFLRTRRHPISQDSLQRLQKTLRNGQRKYPPHQVEVEAIQHKTTQIFHKVYFPDDTDEAFEVDSSTKAKDFCQNIAQRLNLRSAEGFSLFVKIADKVISVPEGDFFFDFVRHLTDWIRKTRPSRDGVSPQFTYQVFFMKKLWTNTVPGKDRNADLIFHFHQELPKLLRGYHKCTKEEASRLAALVYRVRFGESKQELQAIPQMLRELIPGDLVKIQSANDWKRSIVAAYNQDAGMSPEDAKITFLKIVYRWPTFGSAFFEVKQGTDPNYPELLLIAINKHGVSLIHPQTKDLLVTHPFTRISNWSSGNTYFHMTIGNLVKGSKLLCETSLGYKMDDLLTSYISLMLTNMNKQRTIRGPKS